In Vulpes lagopus strain Blue_001 chromosome 1, ASM1834538v1, whole genome shotgun sequence, a genomic segment contains:
- the TDRD6 gene encoding tudor domain-containing protein 6 isoform X2, with product MCSTPGLPTPGASLALRVSFVDVHPEVVPVQLWGLVGERREEYVRLSREIQEAAATRGPWALGGASAAPGELCLVQVGLLWHRCRVVSQHTQESRVFLLDEGRTVTAGAGSLAPGRSEFFHLPSEVLGCVLAGLVPAGGGGGGGEPQHWPSRAVDFLRSLQGKQVHGRVLDVLLLHRLVLVEVPALFQQMQELGLARQVPHSLFRSLLKRYLTAASAGLGCGAPLSRAPPKPEQPGLDYFYPQLQLGVTEPVVVTQVCHPHRIHCQLRSLSQEIHRVSESMAQVYRGSTGTGDENWTSATGEESPDKPGSPCASCGLDGHWYRALLLETFRPQRCAQVLHVDYGRKELVSCSSLRYLLPEYFRMPVVTYPCALYGLWDGGRGWSRSQVGDLKALILGQAVNAKIEFFCSFEHVYYVTLYGEDGINLNCVFGVQSCCLADRFLQSQGVEEEGEEEEQETALQSPPSPAQEAGEEIPLPALQSVRLKINAFYDAQVEFVKNPSEFWIRLRKHKGTFSKLMRRMCSFYSSASKLDGVVLKPEPDDLCCVKWKENGYYRAMVSRLDDRSVDVFLVDRGSLENVGWYDVRMLLPQFRRLPILALKCTLADIWPLGKSWSQEAVSFFKKTVLHKELVIHVLDKQDNQYVIEILDESRPGEENISKVMAQAGYAKYQEFETKETISISAPSPGHVSNHFISADNKISLAKKIEVKQKARRDHKTAPVSEIATDRAVITDTPTGLVVQDKEERLSVHSPPIQNFLDMKPGSSGKGELKVGSTVEVKVSYLENPGYFWCQLTRNIQGFKTLMCNIQDYCKSTATPYQGTTPACLAKRTVNGKWSRAVISGSQSAEHVKVMFVDYGDKDMVSVKSIYSISEEFLKVKAQAFRCSLYNLIQPTGQNPFVWDEKAIRAFSEFVDNAWEDNLELKCTIFALASVHDEELFNVVDLLTPFESACHFLVEKQLARAVKLQKPLESSVQLHSYYYSTHDMKIGTEELVYVTHIDDPWTFYCQLGRNASILEQLSYNITQLSKVLLNLKTSSLMPGTLCLAKYTDGNWYRGIITEKEPNKVFFVDFGNIYVVTSDDLLPIPDDAYDVLLLPMQAVKCSLSDIPDRIPEEITTWFQETVLDKSLKALVVAKDPDGRLIIELYDDSIQINANINEKLGLLGYKGETRKKETEALLTVAETLEVKKENMRSSPKEYLSKSAENKLCSMEILGESYKSKVSSACKETELLRSSTKTNLITQYQDSRENKGHQVCPLTTEKKGESFAEPPSKATKLEATLSERNIEDSCNKDLPLKFSEFPQKVIMPGFKTAVYVSHINDLSDFYVQLTEDEAEITHLSERLNDVRARPEYYSGPPLQSEDVICAIFPEDNLWYRAVVREQQPNDLLSVQFIDYGNVSVVHASNVGKLDLINALLPGLCIHCSLRGLQVPEILKCKEMLQYFSQRTDEVQIRCEFVKFQDKWEVVLADEHGIIAEDMISRYAFCENSQVGLSNQIIESTCSKSVKKTNIDTSLFLNWYKPKMKMIRAYATVIDGPEYFWCQFADTEKLQYLEVEVQTAGEQVTDWRSCVPCPHIGDPCIVRYREDGHYYRALITSICDDYLVSVRLVDFGNIEDCVDPKALWNIPSELLVVPMQAFPCCLSGFNISEGVCPQEGNDYFYEIVTEDVLEITILEIKRDVCNIPLAIVDLKSKGKSINEKMKKYSKIGVSDLPYEKKCPEIKGALGSLSPEVGLKKPSSKAGQEKTLSVEPQTDDERVEKDFNIIETKPSKLYNRDIDDIFEAFENPCKDNIGPEVLESKIECHLVDKAKFDDKYLMAGFNALLPHASETKEILELNSLEVPLYPDEESKEFLELESIELQHSLVGDEEKEELGLVPPIVPLPQGCDTEATLQPFPVQLPLSCESEKQPELELPTAQLCLDDRINPLSLRVVQKAQESTCAEDTGKSSCVECFEDQHRLSLHLHGKNHDPNLQIEMNIYKEEFTDYKNRDAISSLTLFSEEESRDGRKNHDALQVHISAQPENTYTLKGFTVGSKCVVWSSLRNTWSKCEILEIAEEGTRKKGVEVI from the exons ATGTGCTCCACGCCCGGGCTGCCCACGCCGGGGGCCTCGCTGGCCCTGCGGGTGTCGTTCGTGGACGTGCACCCCGAGGTGGTCCCGGTGCAGCTCTGGGGGCTGGTGGGCGAGCGGCGGGAGGAGTACGTGCGGCTGAGCCGGGAGATTCAGGAGGCGGCGGCCACGCGCGGCCCGTGGGCGCTGGGCGGCGCCTCGGCGGCGCCGGGCGAGCTGTGCCTGGTGCAGGTGGGGCTCCTGTGGCACCGCTGCCGCGTGGTCAGCCAGCACACGCAGGAGAGCCGCGTCTTCCTGCTGGACGAGGGCCGCACCGTGACGGCGGGCGCGGGCTCGCTGGCGCCGGGGCGCAGTGAGTTCTTCCACCTGCCCTCGGAGGTGCTGGGCTGCGTGCTGGCCGGCCTGGTGCccgccggcgggggcgggggcgggggcgagccCCAGCACTGGCCGTCCAGGGCCGTGGACTTCCTCCGGAGCCTGCAGGGCAAGCAGGTGCACGGGCGGGTGCTGGACGTGCTGCTGCTCCATCGCCTGGTCCTTGTAGAAGTGCCCGCGCTGTTCCAGCAGATGCAGGAGCTGGGCCTGGCCCGGCAGGTGCCCCACAGCCTCTTCCGCTCGCTGCTCAAGCGCTACCTAACGGCGGCCTCTGCTGGCCTGGGCTGCGGGGCCCCCCTGTCGCGAGCCCCTCCCAAGCCGGAGCAGCCCGGCCTGGATTACTTCTACCCGCAGCTGCAGCTGGGCGTCACGGAGCCGGTGGTGGTAACCCAGGTGTGCCACCCCCACCGCATCCACTGCCAGCTGCGGAGCCTCTCGCAGGAGATCCACCGCGTGTCCGAGAGCATGGCCCAGGTATACCGGGGTTCCACGGGGACGGGGGATGAGAACTGGACCAGCGCCACCGGGGAGGAGAGCCCAGACAAGCCTGGTTCTCCGTGTGCGTCCTGTGGGTTGGACGGACATTGGTACAGAGCGCTCTTGCTTGAGACTTTTCGGCCCCAGCGCTGTGCCCAGGTGCTCCATGTAGACTACGGAAGGAAGGAGTTGGTGAGTTGCAGCAGCCTCCGCTACTTGCTGCCCGAGTATTTTCGCATGCCCGTGGTGACCTACCCTTGTGCTTTGTATGGACTCTGGGACGGTGGGAGAGGCTGGTCTCGGTCACAGGTCGGTGACCTGAAGGCACTGATCCTGGGCCAGGCAGTGAACGCAAAGATTGAATTTTTCTGTTCCTTCGAGCATGTTTATTATGTCACCCTGTACGGAGAAGATGGGATCAACCTGAATTGTGTATTCGGAGTCCAGTCCTGTTGCTTGGCCGACCGATTTCTTCAGAGCCAGGgagtggaagaggagggggaggaggaagaacaAGAAACGGCTCTTCAGTCGCCGCCGTCGCCTGCGCAAGAAGCGGGTGAAGAGATTCCCCTCCCAGCCTTGCAATCAGTCAGGTTAAAGATAAACGCCTTCTATGACGCCCAGGTAGAGTTTGTTAAAAATCCTTCCGAGTTTTGGATTAGGTTGAGGAAACACAAAGGCACCTTCAGCAAGTTGATGAGAAGAATGTGCAGTTTCTATTCCTCAGCCAGTAAGCTGGATGGCGTAGTTTTGAAACCCGAGCCCGATGACCTTTGCTGtgtcaaatggaaagaaaacGGCTATTACCGGGCTATGGTCTCCAGGTTAGATGACAGGAGTGTCGATGTGTTCCTAGTCGACCGTGGCAGTTTGGAAAATGTGGGTTGGTATGACGTGAGGATGCTGCTTCCTCAGTTTAGGCGACTACCCATATTGGCTCTAAAGTGCACACTGGCAGATATTTGGCCTTTGGGGAAAAGTTGGAGCCAGGAggcagtttccttttttaaaaagactgtgcTCCACAAAGAATTAGTTATCCATGTCCTTGACAAGCAGGATAATCAATATGTTATTGAGATTCTTGATGAATCAAGACCAGGGGAAGAAAACATTAGTAAGGTAATGGCTCAAGCTGGGTATGCCAAGTATCAGGAATTTGAAACAAAGGAAACCATTTCCATAAGTGCCCCCTCTCCAGGGCATGTTTCAAACCATTTTATCTCTGCGGATAACAAAATATCTCTGGCCAAGAAGATAGAAGTAAAACAGAAAGCCAGGAGAGACCATAAAACTGCACCTGTTTCAGAAATTGCGACTGATAGGGCAGTCATCACAGATACTCCAACTGGACTAGTTGTGCAGGataaagaggaaagactatctgTTCATTCTCCTCCTATACAGAATTTCTTGGACATGAAGCCAGGCTCCTCCGGTAAAGGAGAGCTGAAAGTTGGAAGTACCGTAGAAGTCAAAGTGTCTTATCTTGAAAACCCTGGCTACTTCTGGTGCCAACTGACCAGGAACATTCAAGGCTTTAAAACTCTGATGTGCAACATCCAGGACTACTGCAAGAGTACAGCTACTCCTTACCAGGGGACCACCCCCGCTTGTTTGGCAAAACGAACAGTAAATGGAAAATGGTCTAGAGCCGTGATTAGCGGGTCACAATCTGCTGAGCATGTCAAAGTAATGTTTGTAGATTACGGAGACAAAGATATGGTATCTGTGAAGAGTATTTACTCAATTAGTGAAGAGTTTCTCAAGGTTAAGGCTCAGGCTTTTCGGTGTAGTCTTTATAATTTAATTCAGCCAACTGGTCAGAATCCTTTTGTGTGGGATGAGAAGGCCATACGAGCTTTTAGTGAATTTGTAGACAATGCATGGGAAGACAATCTTGAATTAAAGTGCACGATATTTGCTTTGGCTTCGGTACATGATGAAGAACTGTTTAATGTTGTGGATTTGCTAACACCCTTTGAGAGTGCATGCCATTTTTTGGTAGAAAAGCAACTCGCAAGAGCAGTTAAACTTCAGAAGCCTCTGGAGTCCTCTGTTCAGCTACATTCTTACTACTATTCCACACATGATATGAAAATTGGAACTGAAGAATTGGTGTATGTAACACATATTGATGACCCTTGGACATTTTATTGCCAACTGGGAAGAAATGCAAGTATTTTAGAACAGTTGTCCTATAATATCACACAATTAAGTAAAGTTTTGctgaatttaaaaacatcttcCTTGATGCCTGGAACCTTGTGCCTTGCCAAGTATACTGATGGAAACTGGTATAGGGGgataataacagaaaaagaaccaaataaagtcttttttgttgattttggaaACATTTATGTGGTAACAAGCGATGATCTGCTTCCAATACCTGATGATGCATATGATGTCTTACTTTTGCCCATGCAAGCAGTTAAATGTTCATTGTCTGATATCCCTGATCGTATACCAGAAGAAATTACAACATGGTTTCAAGAGACTGTTTTAGATAAGTCATTGAAGGCTCTGGTTGTAGCAAAAGATCCAGATGGAAGACTAATTATAGAACTGTATGATGACAGTATTCAAATTAATGCTAATATTAATGAGAAGTTAGGACTACTTGGCTACAAAGgtgagacaagaaaaaaagaaactgaagcactCCTCACTGTCGCTGAAACTCttgaagtaaaaaaggaaaatatgagatCGTCACCTAAAGAGTATTTAAGTAAATCAGCAGAGAACAAATTGTGCAGTATGGAGATCTTAGGAGAATCCTACAAATCTAAGGTCAGCTCAGCATGTAAGGAAACCGAGCTTTTACGAAGTTCCACCAAGACAAACTTAATCACTCAGTATCAGGACTCTAGGGAAAATAAGGGTCATCAAGTGTGTCCATtaacaacagaaaagaaaggagaaagcttTGCTGAGCCACCTTCGAAAGCCACAAAACTAGAAGCCACTCTTTCAGAGAGAAACATAGAAGATTCATGTAACAAGGATTTGCCTCTAAAATTTTCAGAGTTCCCTCAGAAGGTTATAATGCCTGGCTTTAAAACAGCTGTTTATGTTTCTCATATAAATGACCTTTCAGACTTCTATGTTCAACTAACAGAAGATGAGGCTGAAATCACTCATctttcagagagattaaatgatgTTAGAGCAAGGCCAGAATATTATTCAGGTCCACCTTTGCAGAGCGAAGATGTAATATGTGCCATTTTTCCAGAAGACAATTTATGGTATCGTGCTGTGGTCAGAGAACAACAACCCAATGACCTTCTCTCTGTGCAATTTATAGATTATGGCAATGTTTCTGTGGTTCATGCTAGTAACGTAGGTAAACTTGACCTTATTAATGCACTGTTACCGGGATTGTGCATTCACTGCTCCTTGAGGGGACTTCAGGTgcctgagattttaaaatgtaaggaaatgTTGCAGTACTTTTCCCAGAGGACAGATGAGGTTCAGATAAGATGTGAATTTGTGAAATTTCAAGACAAATGGGAGGTTGTTCTTGCTGATGAACATGGGATCATAGCAGAAGATATGATTAGCAGATATGCTTTCTGTGAAAATTCTCAAGTGGGACTTTCTAATCAAATAATTGAAAGTACCTGTTCAAAGTCTGTCAAAAAAACCAACATTGACACTTCACTCTTTCTTAACTGGTATAAGCCAAAGATGAAGATGATAAGAGCTTATGCCACTGTGATAGATGGGCCTGAATATTTTTGGTGTCAGTTTGCCGATACTGAGAAACTTCAGTATTTAGAAGTAGAAGTACAGACTGCTGGAGAGCAGGTAACGGATTGGAGAAGTTGTGTCCCATGCCCTCATATTGGAGATCCTTGCATAGTGAGATATAGAGAAGATGGGCATTATTATCGGGCACTTATCACCAGTATTTGTGACGATTATCTCGTATCCGTCAGACTTGTAGACTTTGGAAACATCGAAGACTGTGTGGACCCCAAAGCACTCTGGAACATCCCTTCTGAACTTTTGGTGGTTCCCATGCAAGCCTTTCCATGTTGCCTCTCAGGATTCAATATTTCAGAAGGTGTGTGCCCTCAAGAGGGAAATGACTACTTTTATGAAATAGTGACAGAAGATGTGTTGGAGATAACAATATTAGAGATCAAAAGGGATGTTTGTAACATCCCTTTAGCAATTGTTGACttgaaaagcaaaggcaaaagtattaatgagaaaatgaagaaatattctaAGATTGGTGTTAGTGATCTGCCCTATGAAAAGAAATGCCCAGAGATAAAGGGAGCTCTTGGGTCCCTCAGTCCTGAGGTTGGACTTAAGAAACCAAGTAGTAAAGCTGGGCAAGAGAAAACTCTCTCTGTGGAACCACAGACAGATGATGAAAGAGTTGAAAAAGACTTCAACATTATTGAAACCAAACCTAGTAAATTGTATAACCGTGACATTGATGACATTTTTGAAGCTTTTGAAAACCCATGCAAAGATAATATTGGTCCTGAGGTACTAGAAAGCAAAATAGAGTGCCATTTGGTTGACAAAGCAAAGTTTGATGATAAATACCTCATGGCAGGATTTAATGCATTATTACCGCATGCTAGTGAAACAAAGGAGATATTAGAACTAAACTCACTTGAGGTGCCCCTTTATCCTGATGAGGAATCAAAAGAGTTCCTGGAACTGGAATCCATTGAGTTGCAGCATTCTCTTGTCGgggatgaagagaaagaagagctagGCCTGGTGCCTCCAATTGTGCCGCTCCCCCAGGGCTGTGACACCGAAGCCACCCTGCAGCCATTCCCAGTGCAGCTTCCCCTCAGCTGTGAATCTGAGAAACAGCCAGAACTAGAATTACCCACAGCCCAGCTGTGTCTAGATGACAGAATAAACCCTTTGTCTCTAAGAGTTGTTCAGAAAGCCCAAGAATCCACGTGTGCTGAAGACACAGGAAAGTCAAGTTGTGTAGAATGTTTCGAGGACCAGCATAGGTTATCATTGCATCTACATGGAAAGAATCATGATCCCAACCTACAGATTGagatgaatatatataaagaagaattCACAGATTATAAAAACAGAGATGCCATTTCATCATTGACTCTGTTCTCTGAAGAAGAATccagagatggaaggaagaacCATGATGCTTTACAAGTTCATATCTCAG CTCAACCAGAGAACACCTACACTCTGAAAGGATTTACTGTTGGATCCAAATGTGTTGTGTGGTCAAGTCTAAGAAACACATGGTCCAAATGTGAGATTCTGGAAATTGCTGAAGAAGGCACAAGG aagaaGGGTGTGGAAGTGATATAG